One Nocardia huaxiensis genomic window, AGCGTCGTAGGAGGGCATGCTCTTGGACTGCATCGCGGCGCGATAGTCCGGATCATCGACATAGCGCCGTGCCGCCGCCCAGGTATCGGTCACGCTGGGATCGACCGCGCGAATCACATCGCCCAGTTTCGAGGACGGGATGTAGTCCTGCCATCCGCCTATCGCGGCGGCCTCGACCAGGGCGCGGTCGCCGAGGCGCGCACGCAGATAGTCGGGGACCGAATTGTCGCTTTCCCGGATCATCGCGCTCACCAGCTCGTCGAGGGTGACCGTGTCGCCGGTCAGGCGGGTCCGGGCGGAATCGTGTGCACCGCCGTCCGTGCCCGGGAAGACCCAGCGCTCCCACTCGGAGACCGAGATTCGCTCGCGCGGGTCGAGCGTGCCCGCCGCGACCGCGCGGGCGTAGGCCGCGAGCGGGACGATCTTCACCGCCGAGGCGAGCGGCTGCTGATCATCCGCGCGCCGCTCGGCGGTATTCCCCCGGCCGTCGTCGACAACGAGGGAAATATTGTCAGGATCGTGGTTGATCCGGCCCAGCCACTCCTCGGCCGAGGTCACGCCCGCGGCCGGAACCGGCGCGCAGCGTTCTTCCGCGCTCTCTTCCTGCGCACACCCCGCGAGTATGGGCAACACTGCCGCCGCGGCAATGAGGAACTTGCGCATCACGATCACTCCCCCGGTTTTCCGTAATTACGGAATAACGTAGCAACCGGGGGAGGATGATCGCAAGGAACTACTGCACGGCCGACTCGACCTCGATCACCTTCTGCCGCAAGGCTTCCACGGTCGCGGCCGGGTCCGGGGTGCCGTAGACGGCGGAGCCCGCGACGAAGCAGTCCACACCGGCTTCGGCGGCCTGCTCGATGGTGTCCATATTGATGCCGCCGTCGATCTCGATCACCAGGCGCAGCTCGCCGGAGTCGACCAGGCGGCGCACCTGCTTCGCCTTGTCCAGCACGCTCGCGATGAAAGACTGTCCACCGAAACCGGGTTC contains:
- a CDS encoding serine hydrolase; translated protein: MRKFLIAAAAVLPILAGCAQEESAEERCAPVPAAGVTSAEEWLGRINHDPDNISLVVDDGRGNTAERRADDQQPLASAVKIVPLAAYARAVAAGTLDPRERISVSEWERWVFPGTDGGAHDSARTRLTGDTVTLDELVSAMIRESDNSVPDYLRARLGDRALVEAAAIGGWQDYIPSSKLGDVIRAVDPSVTDTWAAARRYVDDPDYRAAMQSKSMPSYDAQAAWADTTPTGSARQLASMHRSIASGSFGPGADIARAQLEWTTPPDGFVAMGFKGGSYPGVLTDTFYLRRADGTVATAVLLNRRMPGELWASALSSGFTEQDLLIRAMSEPDMLRRLTCAL